The following DNA comes from Notolabrus celidotus isolate fNotCel1 chromosome 12, fNotCel1.pri, whole genome shotgun sequence.
TCTTTATAAACTCCTTTTTTCATCGTTTAATAAAGTTATAAAGGATTTAATAAGTCAAACATGCTTCTCAGTGACATGAGTTTGAGTCACAACAGTCAAAGGCGAGTCCAGAAAACTGAAAGTAAACACTCATGAGACTGATACCTATcactgacctgtgtgtgtgtgtgtctgcaggaggagcGAGAGCGCCATATGCGGAAGGAGAAAACTGTGGAGTACAGTGGAGAGCCACATCAGGATTATGAGAGCAGGTTGGCTTTGGCCCTCGCCGATATGAGAGCTCAACACGAGGAGCAGGTCCGCCTCTACAAGGAGGAGATCGAGAAGACCTACAACTCTAAGGTGAGTGTGGatgctgcaggagaaacagttcACCACTACCAGAACCAAAGTAGctcattttgatgttttttctaCTTGAAGCAATTGAtagatttaaatgatttatatcCTTTTTGCACTAAAGAAGTGTATACACGCCATCTTTAGATTGAGCCTTTCATTTTACACAGATACACATACAAGACAAGACGAGCATAGAAGTCATAACAACTGTTAAGCTGGAGTCTCTAAGAGTTCAACCACATCAgcagattttgttttaatttatatgtAGGTCTCATCAGTTTTTGGCCTCAAACAGCACTGTTTCATTGAGTTGTTCCATTTCTCTTTCCTTCAGTTGGACAATGCCCGTCATTCTGCTGACAGGAACAGCCACCTGATGGGAGCCGCCCatgaagagctgcagcagaCCCGGGTTCGAATGGAGAGCATGTCAGGCCAACTCggcatgctgcagaaacaggtacacacacttacacagtgACTATCTGTCAATCGTTGATTATACATCTGCTAGGTTTACTTGATGTCTACATGAATCCTGCAGAAGTCAGTTTACCTCCAAGCAGCATTGACTGACTCATTGTGCTCAACACACAGTGTTTGTACTCTAACAACCACTGTGCAGACTACTTACTGGTCAGTCTTTATTAACTTAACtcggtttgtgtgtgtgtgtgtgttctgtctaACTTAGCTGTCAGCAAGCGAGGCCAAGGTGAGGGACCTGGAAGAGGCTCTGTCCCGGGAGCGGGACCTGATGCGGAGTCGGCTGGAGAGTAAGGAGCGGGAGATGGCTGATATGCGTAATCggatgcagcagcagctggaggagtACCAGGAGCTGCTGGATGTCAAACTGGCCCTGGACATGGAGATCAATGCCTACAGGAAGCtgctggagggagaggaggagaggtgaggtgGTTTTCAAAAGTTAAGCTAGACAGTAGAAAAGCATATCTGGATTGGTGCGAGTACAGGTGTTTAGGTTGTTACAGAAAGGGGGGGGGATCAAAAACAATACAAGTCATGACTCTCCCTAATGACTTTGCAAATTGTAGATAATCTGAACCTGATTGAAAGACCAGTGAAGCTACTCTCTGCTCTAAATCATAACAACCAGACAATATCAAATCTGAGGAGACAGTGATAATATGAACAATGGAGAAGTGGAACAATCGGAAGGGGGTCTCTTTATGTGAATCCAGCTCCTTAACTGCTTGGAAAGAACTGACAGGCCTGCACAGAGCTCTGAACTCAGAACGCCCCCCAACTCCTtcgagagagagaacacagactGTGATCCAGACTTTATCGCAGAACATCAGCGTTCGACCTAATTAATGCTCTCGTGGCTGAATGGGAGGAAACCCTCACAGCCAGGCTCCAAAATCCAGTGGAACAGTTCCAGCACATGTATTTTTTTGCCGGGGCGTTGTGGGAAAGATCTTAAAAGTCTCCTCACCGATGTGAGAGCGTATGTTCACTGACCATCGTGCTCTAATTCTATtgtctcaatctctctctccctctcctcaggCTGCGCCTCTCACCAAGCCCTCCACCCACCAGGGTCACCGTGACACGGACCTCAGGCTCCAGCCACAGCCACAGCGGCGGCCATGACCACGGCCACAGCCACGGCCACGgccacagccacagccacacCAGCCGCCTGCTCGCCTCTGGCACCGCTGCCACAGCCTCCAGCAGCCGCAACTCTTCTGGCACCGCTAGTACCAAGAAGCGCCGCCTCAACGACAATGACAGCGAGACCTCAAGCATGGTTGGGGGCACCGTGACCAAGGCCCGCATCAGTCAGCATGCCTCAGCCAGCGGGCGCATCACTGTGGACGAGGTCGACCTGGATGGCAAGTTCATCCGCCTCAGCAACAAGGCCGACGAGGTGAGCGACTCATTTCCATCAGCTGGCGCTGTAAAGCATGTTGAGTGGGTGTAATGGGTTTTAATAGAGATGAGGCCGCACTCAGTAATGATGAACTCTAAACCTCTGACCTCAGTTTGTTCTAGCATGGATGAACAATTGACTTTTCTTTAATGCAACAAGCATCTGGTTTTATACAGACAGATGTGGTGAAATTACAACAAGTATGTGTGGAGAAAAGACAGCTTTGATTATCTGtgcctttaatttatttatggagctttttaaaatctgccatgtgcttcacaacaaacaaGACTGAACAAAAAGGTAGTACCAGAATAAGTGCACAGCaatacacagacatgcacaaacCTTCATGCCCACTTATTGGGTCTGTTCGAACACCCTTTAAAGGTGGTGAAGAAGGCTCCTAACTGTCTGAGCTGTTTTGAATTCTACAAATGATTAAAGGAGCTCCCTTTTACCTCCTTTAGCATGTGGGTACACTGGACCATCCttcatgaaaagagagaagaaaaaatacccATAATTCTTTGCCCCAATTCCATTTAAATTCATGCCCCTCTTGGCCTTGCATGACGACAAACAATCAGCATGACAGATTGATTTGAAGCCATATTCACTGGATTCAAGAATTATTTTCGTTTAATCAAACTCATGATTCATACGGATAAATATGAGAGGGAGTGACATTATCAACGTGCCAAACATTTCACCTCACCTTTGCCGACTTGGTGACCTtgattaatcaatcaataattCAAAGAGAATCTCTGTCCTTACTTCCATATTGAGTAAATCTGTAGGGTTAGAGTTTTACTGCTGCCAAGATTCAGTGCAATCTCTGCTGATTTCATGACATATATGGTGCTCACAGGGGCCTCCTTCAAAAAGGAACTCAAAACCTTTCTCTTTCGGAGGGCATTTCCCtcatttttatctgttttatttaactagactatttttattccaaagtttctttattgtttttttatgcacagacaaacacacagaaggtTTTGTGACATGTAGTAGTTGAAACGGAGTTCTGTGGATGatgttataaaacacaataacaaaaacaccCTTAAGATCCCACCCAACCCAGAACATtgatcacttcacacacacctcacatccATACCGACATCAACAAGGggtaaacagacaaaacaaatacaaaagagcaatatcatttaaatacattagGGAGAGCAAGGTCACACAGAAATAGTCGATTATTACTTGAAAAACCAGCTAGTGCATTGTGGAAGTCCCTCCAAGCCTCAGAGGCAGAGGTAGAGTGCAAAGACATACGAGTGACACAGATTAATTATGTTTTTCCTAGACTATTTTAAACACGTGTCTCCaatttattgtctgtttttaaccctaaatttacttttgcttgtttcattcatttgtaGCACTTTGGGATTTGTTTCTGAATGTAAAGTGCATAACAAAtataatgcattattattattattattattattacagatgATCCTTTGTCTGTCCATTtaaatagacagacagacagaacctGATAGTAAGAGAGCCAGTGAAGTGCAACAATATTCATATTAGAAGGTACCggctaaaaaaaaaggagatataACACCCCAGTTTAAGCTTTTAGATCTTCAGCTGCGACGTCCTGAGCCTTAATGATACATCTATCACTGAGTTTTCATCATTTCAAACAAGACGTTATGAAAGCACAAAACTTTTATCCTCCATCCTTGGTAGATTATGGTTATCACTCATTGGATCCATGCAACATCAGTAACATTCACTGAGTGTAGGAGCAGTCAGATTCTCCAAACGCAGCTGTTGTCTTTCCTAACTCCTTATTTACACCGTCCCTTAAACCTCATGATGTTTTCTGTCAGGGTTAAGGAGAAGAGGCTAGGAAAGGCTCAGAGGTtaattttttggactttcagaGTTTACCCATAGTcaacattcatcacagatgtaGACCACAGAGTACCGCCGTGTCCTGACACAGCTTTTTACAGGAGCTGAGAGATTCCGCTGCAGGTTCAGTTTCTCTGAGACTATTCCTGAGTCTTGGTGGAGTTGCAAAGGAGGCCACGTTCCTGAAAACTTTTCATGGGATGGTTAGAAGACCttgatctgaggatctgaggggctGAGCTGTACTGTACAGGGATAGCAGTTCTGTAACATAGGACAGGTTGAAACTGTGCAAAGCTTTGAACACATAGAACTATGTAGAAGGAATTCGATACAGAACGGGGCGCAGTGCAGAGACTCTAGTACATGTGTGACATGTTCCCTTTATTTATGGCTGCATAGGAATCCGACTGCTACATTCACACATGTTGAAAGCGCTGAATAGACAGAGAGTGATAGCCGGTAGTCTTCTTTAGATGTAACGGTATTTTCAAATATCGTCCCATTTTCTCTCCTGCAGGACCAAGCTCTGACCAACTGGCAGGTGAAGAGACAAGTTGGATCTAGCACCCCCATCGTCTACAAGTTCCCCCACAAGTTCACTCTGAAGGCTGGAGGAAGTGTCACGGTAAGTTTCAACAGCATCACGATTAATCTCTGTTGATCTAAACTGTTGTTTGCCTTTGCATAAAGGCATGGGAAGGGTTAAAGAGTAGTTTACACCTTTTGGATGTGAAATTaaataatacttaaaaaagaatgtGCATGTATTTTGGGGTATTGTTTAAGAGTGTAAAAGCATGGTGgtgacatggaaaaaaaaatactgccaATGTCTTGTCATATCTTTGCACTGAGCAATCATGTTATGAACCAAACCTGCCTAAGAATCTCTGACACGTGAGGGACCAGTGAAGTCAGTTGGTGAAGCAGGCGCCCCCCACAGAGGCTACAATCTGTGATGCATTGGC
Coding sequences within:
- the LOC117822637 gene encoding lamin-A-like; the encoded protein is MDTPSQKRSRTSGVSPARITRLQEKEDLINLNDRLAAYIDKVRTLESENAGLRLRITESESVSTRDLSGIKRAYEAELADARKTLDQVAKERARLQLELSKIREEHMELKARNSKKEADLVAALARLRDLEGLLNSKDASLTTALGEKRALEAEVKDLKAQLAKLDGNLADAKRQLQDEMLRRVDAENRLQTLKEELEFQKNIYAEEERERHMRKEKTVEYSGEPHQDYESRLALALADMRAQHEEQVRLYKEEIEKTYNSKLDNARHSADRNSHLMGAAHEELQQTRVRMESMSGQLGMLQKQLSASEAKVRDLEEALSRERDLMRSRLESKEREMADMRNRMQQQLEEYQELLDVKLALDMEINAYRKLLEGEEERLRLSPSPPPTRVTVTRTSGSSHSHSGGHDHGHSHGHGHSHSHTSRLLASGTAATASSSRNSSGTASTKKRRLNDNDSETSSMVGGTVTKARISQHASASGRITVDEVDLDGKFIRLSNKADEDQALTNWQVKRQVGSSTPIVYKFPHKFTLKAGGSVTIWAAAGGGTHNPPSDLVWKSQESWGTGDQLQTSLISASGEEMAMRKVTRTLFHEDDDDEMGAHSTSGGDYNLRSRTVICNSCGQSSGREGGNDGLAS